TGAGGTGCCAGCTGGCCATTATTTCATGATGGGTGACAACCGCGATAACTCGCTCGATAGCCGCTTTGGCGTCGGCTATGTGCCTTTTGAAAACCTTGTCGGTCGTGCAAACATCATCTTTTTTTCAATCGCCGATAAGTCAAGCCCGCTTGAAATCTGGAAATGGCCGTCTGATGTTCGTTTCAGCCGACTTATTTCATGGGTAAGTGGCGAGCCGCATACAGCTGTAACCGGAAACTAAAATGGTCTCCGCGAATAAAGCAGCAGAAATTCTGGAGGCGCGCACAGGATACCGTTTTCAAAATCTGAAACGGCTTGAACGTGCGCTCACCCATTCAAGTGTCCAGGCACCATCCCGTGCTAATTATGAACGCCTTGAGTTTCTTGGCGACCGCGTGCTTGGTCTCGTGGTTGCCCAAATGCTTTTTGAAGCATTTCCAGAGGCTCCAGAAGGCGAATTGTCGGTGCGCCTCAATGCGCTGGTCAATGCGGAAACCTGTGCCGCGATTGCGGACGAAATCGGGCTTGCCGATCTCATCCACACAGGTTCCGACATTAAATCGCTCAATGATAAGCGCTTGTTGAATGTGCGAGCGGATGTTGTCGAAGCACTGATCGCCACGATGTATCTTGATGGAGGGCTGGAGGCTGCGCGCGGCTTCATAAAGCGCTACTGGCAGGAGCGTTCGCTTGAGACCGGAGCAGCTCGCCGTGATGCCAAGACTGAGTTGCAGGAATGGGCGCATCAGCAAGGCAATGTACATCCATCTTACAGCATTTTGAGCCGCAGTGGGCCGGACCACGACCCGCTTTTCACCGTTGAAGTGACAGTGAAAGGATTTGCACCCGAAACGGGTGAAGGTAGATCCAAGCGGATTGCTGAGCAAAGCGCTGCAGAAGCGATGCTTTATAGGGAATCTGTCTGGAAACGCGACACTTCCGGCTAATGCGGAAATCTGCATTCTTTTAAGCGAAATTCGGCTATAATCGGATCAACAGCGACAGTGGTGGGCTTGTCGCATAGGGCAGATTGGTTTTGGGCGAGGAGCCAATCTCTGCCATCAATTTGAAATCGAGCAATTCCAGCGAAAGTGGGGACGGGACCGCGTCGGGAATTGCGCAAAACAAAATTGGAGTGCTTCCCACTTCTTGTGAAATGGGTTGCTCCTAAAAGGATAAGCAATGAATAATCCGACGACGCCGACTTCCGGCGAAATTGAAACCGGGCAGACACGTTCTGGCTTTGTAGCGCTGATTGGGGCGCCAAACGCCGGAAAGTCCACGCTGGTTAACCAGTTGGTGGGAACCAAGGTTTCAATCGTCACGCATAAGGTACAGACCACGCGCGCGCTGGTTCGTGGTATCTTCATCGAGAACAATGCGCAGATCGTACTTGTCGATACACCCGGTATTTTCCGTCCAAAGCGCAGGCTGGACCGTGCGATGGTCACGACCGCATGGGGCGGCGCGAAAGATGCCGACATCATCCTCGTTCTGCTGGATGCACAGGGTGGTCTCAACGAGAATGCAGAAGCGCTTCTGGAAAGCATGAAAAACGTGCGCCAGAAGAAGGTGCTGGTGCTCAACAAAGTTGATCGCGTTGATCCCCCGGTTCTGCTGGATCTGGCAAAGAAGGCCAATGAGCTTGTAACCTTCGATCAGACTTTCATGATCTCTGCGCTGAACGGTTCGGGCTGTAAGGATCTCGCAAAGTTCCTGGCGGAAACCGTTCCAAATGGCCCTTGGTATTATCCGGAAGATCAGATTTCCGACATGCCGATGCGCCAGCTTGCAGCGGAAATCACCCGTGAAAAGCTGTATCTGCGCCTGCATGAAGAACTGCCTTATTCCTCGACGGTAGAAACCGAGCGCTGGGAAGAGCGTAAGGACGGCTCGGTACGTATCGAGCAGGTCATTTATGTCGAGCGCGAAAGCCAGAAGAAGATCGTACTTGGCCATAAGGGCGAAACGATCAAGGCTATCGGTCAGGCTGCGCGTAAAGAGATCAGCGAAATTCTTGAACAGAACGCGCATCTCTTTCTGTTTGTAAAAGTTCGCGAAAACTGGGGCAACGATCCTGAGCGTTATCGTGAAATGGGTCTGGACTTCCCGACTTAAGGTATATCTGGCTGCTCCATGGAATGGCGCGATGAAGGCATAGTTCTCGGCACACGACGACATGGCGAAACAAGCGCCATTGTCGAAGTGATGACCCGTGAACATGGGCGTCATATGGGCATGGTACGCGGCGGGCGCTCCCGCCGCATGCAGCCTCTTCTTCAGCCGGGCAATCATGTCGATCTATCATGGTGGGCAAGGCTTGATGAGCATATGGGCAGCTTTACCATTGAGCCGCTTGGCTTTGCGGCGGCGCGGCTCATTGAAACGCCTGTGGCGCTTTATGGTATTCAGCTTGCTGCCGCCCATCTGCGCTTATTGCCAGAGCGTGATTCCCATCGTGGCTTATACGAAACGCTCCGCCTCATTATCGAGCATTTTGACGACCCGCTCGCCTCAGGTGAACTATTGCTTCGGTTTGAAGTGATGATGCTTGAAGAACTCGGCTTTGGCCTGGACCTCAAAGAATGTGCAGCAACAGGTGTCCGTGAAAACCTGATCTATGTATCGCCCAAGTCAGGACGTGCGGTCTGCGGCGATGCCGGTGCTCCTTGGGCCGATAAAATGTTGCCGTTGCCTGCATTCGTCAACAGCACATCAGTGCGTCCATCCTGCTATGACGACCTCAATGATGCATTCAGAATGACGGGCTTCTTCTTTTTGCGGCATGTGTGGGAACCGCGCGCGCAAAAGGCTCCCGATGCACGCGGGGGCTTTCTGAATGCGGTATCGCGAAGCATCAACCTGCAACAGGTAAGCTAAAGACTTCGCCCTCAAAAGTGTCTTTCCCGCGCCCGATTGCCTTGATCGCTTCAATCATGCGACCGTTTCTTTCCAATATCTGATCCGCAAGCGCGATGAGTCGAATATTCGGGGTAGCTGATGGTGAAAGCTGTCGCAGCTTTTGCGCGAGAGCTACTTCATCCAGTGCCGGATTGAGCGCAAGTGCTATAATGTAGGCGCTTGCGGTAGAGCGTGATACACCCGCATAGCAGTGAATGAGCATTGGCTTGGAGCGACCCCAATCGCTTGCGAAGGCCAGTATCTGGTGAATATGACTATCGTCAGGCATGACCAGCCCTTCGTGCGGCTCAACGATATCGTTGAAAGTAAGGCTAAGCCGCGTGGCGGCGCTCGGCATTGATGGAAGATCGCTGCTGCTCAATGACAAGATGTGACTTGGGCGATGCAGAGCTATTTGGGCTTCAAGCCTCGAAAGCGGACTGACCACAATATGCGTCATGGCTTATTTCTTTCGCGCCTGTTCCAATGTTGCAAAGCGCGCCAGAAAATCATTTTGAACGCTTTGTGTCGGACGGGGCGTCAGGTCCAGCCCTGCCGGATCGAAGCTGCGCGGATGGCCAAAATATTTGGTCGCTTCTGTTTCGCTGAAACCGGCAAGTCGTGTTGCCTCAAAAAAAGCTGCGACCTGATCGGCACGCTTGATCAGTTTTTTTAGAGACACGGAAATGGAAGCTGGCAGCGAAAACCGAACGTGAACTGCACTCTCAAGACGCGCTTCGATCAGTTTGTAATTCCCGCCCATCACAGCTTTGAAGGGCGAAATCATGTCGCCAATGACATATTCAGGCGCATCGTGCAGGAGCGTCAACATTTGCCATTCGATGCTCGCATCAGGCACAAGCCGGTTGAAAATCTGTTCAACCAGCAACGAGTGCTGGGCAACCGAATAGGCGTGTTCGCCGACGGTCTGCCCATTCCAGCGGGCGACACGCGCAAGACCATGCGCGATGTCTTCAATCTCTACATCAAGGGGCGATGGATCAAGAAGATCCAGTCTGCGGCCTGACAACATGCGCTGCCAGGCGCGATCTTTGCCCGATGACCGGTCAGCGGCTGCCATCAGGCTTTGTCCGCGTCGGCAGTCGGAAATGTGAAGCGTACATGCGGGGGAAGGGCGAGCGTAATTTCGGCCTCACCAGCCAGAATCGGCGTGCCGGAATCAAGCGCATCCTTCACCCGGTCAATGCGCACAAGCGCCAGACCGAGTTTGCCGGATGAACTGCCAAGGGTTCCGATATCGCGCCCACCGACCGTAACCGACGTACCCATTGCGGGCAGGGGCGCGTCAGATTTTGCCACGAGGACGCGTCGACGCGGCGTGCCGCGGTGATGCATACGCGAGACGACTTCCTGCCCGATGAAACAGCCTTTCGGGAAAGTCACGCCGCCAGTCTGATCGAAATTAATGTCGTGAGGAAACACATCATTATAGGCGAAGTCGGCTTCACCTTCGGCAATGCCATATTCAGCGCGAAGAGCAATCCATGCACTTTCATCGCTGATTTCACCGGCCTGTCCGTAAATGCGAATAACATTCAGTTCTTCAGGGAACCGGGTATCGCGCTTAATTGAATCGCTTTCTGAGGAAGCGGAATCGTTCTGCCAGCAAACACTCACAAGTGATTCTGGCAATTGGCTAATTTCTGCTTTGGCGCGCAGACGATAGAGCGTCATCCGCTTAGCAAAATCAGCTGCAATGCCAGCAGGCATGTCGAATCGCAGCCCGTCTTCCATGCGCGACACAAGGAAGTCGAACATGATCTTGCCCTGCGGTGCCAACAGCGCGCCGGGTTTCAGCTCATCGGCGCCAAGCTTGTCGAGATTGGTTGTGATCACGGCCTGCACGAATTTTTCCGCGTCTTCGCCTGTAATGTGAACCAGTGCTCTGTTGGAAAGATTGATCGTTTCCGCTACCGTCGCCATCGCTTCTTCCTTGCCTTTATAACCATCGTTACGTAAGCCGCATTGAAAAGGCTCGCAAGTCCCATTCAGCCAGCAGGAGACAACAATGGCCCAAACGTTCGACACAATCCTGAAAGGTGCAACCATCGTCAATCACGACGGTATAGGTCAGCGGGACATTGGTATTCGTAACGGGCGCATCGAGGCGATTGGCTCGCTTGCAGCAGGTTCTGCCGGTGAAGTCATCGATTGCACCGGTCTGCATATTTTGCCCGGCGTTGTTGACAGTCAGGTGCATTTTCGTGAGCCGGGGTTGGAGCACAAGGAAGATCTGGAAACAGGTTCGCTTGCTGCAGTTCTGGGTGGTGTGACATCGGTTTTCGAAATGCCGAACACCAAACCACTGACGACTTCCGCTGAAACGCTTGAAGACAAGATTCGCCGTGGCCGTCATCGTATGCATTGCGATTTTGCCTTCTGGGTCGGCGGAACGCGGGACAATGCAAAAGACGTTGCCGAGCTTGAGCGCCTGCCAGGTGCGGCTGGCATCAAGGTGTTCATGGGATCTTCAACAGGCAATCTGCTGGTTGAGGACGATGAAGGCGTCCGTTCGATCCTGAAAAATACGCGTCGCCGCGCCGCCTTCCATTCGGAAGACGAATTCCGCCTTAAGGAGCGCGAAAATCTCCGTGTTGAAGGCGATCCATCGAGCCATCCCGTCTGGCGCGATGTTACCACTGCACTGCAATGCACCGAACGCCTTGTCGGTATCGCCCGCGAAACCGGCGCACGGATTCACGTCCTGCATATCTCTACAGCCGAAGAAATCGATTTCCTTCAAGGTCACAAGGATGTGGCAACCTGTGAAGCCACTCCGCATCACCTTACGTTGTCGGCGGATGAATATGCGACGCTTGGCAATCTTATCCAGATGAACCCACCGGTGCGTGAAAAGCGCCATCGCGATGGTGTTTGGAAGGGCGTTGATCAGGGCATTATCGATGTACTCGGCTCCGACCATGCACCACATACGCTGGAAGAAAAGCAGAAGTCTTACCCGGCTTCGCCGTCTGGAATGACCGGTGTTCAGACGCTGGTGCCAATCATGCTCGATCATGTCAATGCTGGTAAGCTTTCGCTGGAGCGCTTTGTCGATCTGTCGAGCCACGGCCCCAACCGCATTTTCGGTATGGCTCGCAAAGGTCGCATTGCTGTTGGCTATGATGCCGATCTCACCATCGTCGATATGAAACGTCGCGAAACCATCACGCATGAACAGGCTGGCTCAAAGGCTGGCTGGACGCCTTATCATGGCAAGACTGTCACTGGCTGGCCGGTTGGTACTTTCGTGCGCGGTATCAAAGTCATGTGGGAAGCGGAAATCGTCAATCCGAATAAGGGCGAGCCAGTCGAGTTTTTGGAAGCTTTGCCTCGTTCGTGAAAATAACTCCAAGAAACGGTGCCCCCATTCTTGGTTGAGGTGCAGGGTAGATAAAATGCTAAAGTGCGTCGCGTGAATGAGTTTAGACGCGATGCTCTTTACGAAGGGCACTTCATGGAGTGGCCTGATGTTCATTGTTAACCTGACATATATAAAGCCTCTGAATGAAGTTGAAAAACATATCGCTACACATCGGGAGTTTCTCGATAGGCAGTATGCAAGTGGGGCGTTTCTGGCATCCGGACCGAAGAATCCGCGGGATGGAGGTATCATTCTTGCGAGTGGAAGCATAACCCGGGAGGAGCTTGAAACGATCCTGGCTCACGATCCTTTCAAGAATCAGGGGCTTGCGGAGTATCAAATCACCGAATTTGCGCCGGTGAAGCACACAGCCGCTTGGGCTGATAATCTTTAGATTAATTTCAGAGTTTGTAGTTGGCGCAATCTGTCCCATCTTTGTCCGAAGTTAATCTTTCGGCCTGAATTGTCGGGAGTATTGTGTTCTTGTATAAATTTACAAGGAGCACAAAATGTCCGCCAACGACACAGCCTTGCTGGTTATCGATGTTCAGGAATCTTTTCGGCATCGACCTTACTATCGAGAAGAAGAGGTTGCCGCTTACATTGAGCGGCAGCAGGCTTTGATTGATGGTGCCAAGCGCAAAGGCATTCCGGTCGTGCAAATCTTTCATGTTGAGAATGAGGGACCGTTTTCGGAGGCATCAGGTCTTGTGAAGGCGCTTGCACCGATCAGGATCGAACCGGATGCCGTTTTCCGTAAGCGTCGCCATAGCGCATTGGTGGGCTCGGGTCTCGATGTCTGGCTGATTTCTAACAACATCAAACGGGTTATCGTTTCAGGTATCCGCACCGAGCAGTGCTGCGAGACCACCACGCGTCATGCATCTGACCTTGGCTTTGATGTCGATTATGTCGGCGAAGCCACGCTGACTTTCCCCATGACTGACATAAGTGGTCACGTGTGGAGTGCTGCGGAAATTCGCGCGCGTACCGAGCTGGTACTTGCGGATCGCTTTGCAAGGATAGCAACGGTGGAACAGGCTCTTGCAGGCAGCGCAGAACGGAAAGCTGCATGAACCAAACCGTCGACAGCCATAAAACTGTCCGGGTCTTTGTCGTCGTTCCGCCGCGCACGCTTTTGCTTGACGTGGCGGGGCCGATGGAGGTTTTGCGCAAGGCTAATCTGGAGCAAAATAGGGTGCAGTTTGAAGTGACGTTTATCGGGCCTTCCGAAACGACGCTCAGCTCCATCGGTCTCACGCTTGCCAATATTGAGCCTCTACCCGATCACCTGCCAGATGATGCGCTTGTGGTGATATCCGGCTCAGCTGACATTCCGCTTGGGACTGCTGTCGTTAATCGCGACGAAGATGCAGCGATTGAAACGCAAATCGTGAGCTGGATGCGTCGTACAATCCGTCCGGGTATCAAATTGGTTTCAATCTGTTCTGGTGCACTTCTAGCAGCACGCGCGGGTTTGCTTGAGGGGTATGACTGCACCACGCATCATATGGCGATTGATGAGCTGCATCGACTCGCACCGACCGCGCATGTTCTGCAAAACCGTTTGTTTGTGGAGGATCGCGACAGGCTGACCAGTGCGGGCATTACTGCCGGTATTGATCTAATGCTGCATATTCTGGCCGAGATGGCAGGGCATGCACTGGCTCTATCAGTGGCGCGTTATCTTGTGGTTTATCTGCGTCGCAGCGGTGGCGATCCGCAGCTTTCGCCATGGCTTGAAGGCCGCAATCACATGCATCCTGTGGTGCATCGTGCGCAGGATGCTGTGGCTGCAAATCCGGCTGAAAACTGGTCTGTCGAGAAACTCGCTGAAGCCAGCGGGGCAAGCCCGCGCAATCTTTCACGCCTGTTCAATGAACATGCAGGCATGAGCGTGATTGATTATGCCAATCGGCTGAAAATAAGCCTTGCTCGCGAAATGCTGCTGAATTCGGCTCTCGATATGGAGAATATTGCTGAGCGTGCAGGGTTCGCGTCAGCAAGACAGTTCCGCAGAGTGTGGGAGCGGATATACGATACACCGCCTAGTCGTATGCGGGTATTTGCGACGGATAACTCTGCCTACTGAAGAACACGATCCTGCAGGAAGGTGCCTGCAATAATCTGTTCGCGCATTTTCTCGATAAGTTCGAGCGCGCTGTCTTCGCCTGTTGAACGCATAAGTTCTGTCAGGGCTGTCGTGAAAGCAGCTTCCGCCAGAATTTCCGGCTCAATCCCTTCGGAAATGCCGTCTGCCCAGGCTTCATTCTGGTATTCAATCGCAACAAGCTTCTTTTCGCGGGCGATCATCTCGTCCAGATCTGCTGGCATATATTCCATAGACTTCATCCCGGCTTGCGCCCTTCTTGCTGTATCAGCTGATTTCTCACCAATGGGAGCACAATCACCTGCAGCCTGACTGTCACGTTTAAGACAGTGTTAACAGATTAAAGCGGATTTGAATGAGGCAATTTCTGCCCATCCGCACAAGACTGAATAATTGGTTAATTCCCATAGCGCGAGATAAGCTCGTTCGACAAGCTTTCTCCTTCCTTCATGTAGCGATCAATCGCCGCAAGAGCCGAGGGCGTGCAACGAACATAATTGTCGCTGAAAACGCGGTATCCATGGTTGAAGCTTGAAACAAGACGTACTCGCTCGGCTTCATCGGGCTTTTCGGCGGCAATAATGGCATCCATGCGCTCACGCCATTCGTTGCTGGTTTCTCCGCAAAGGTTGCGCAGATAGTGAAGCGAGCCAAGCACTTCCGCAATTCTGAGCATTTTGCCTTCATAAGGAGCATCCTGGGCAGAAAGGGCCGGGGACAGGATGCCCAGCCAGAATGCTATGACCAATATGGAAAGCCGTTTTTCCTGCAATATACGCCCCTCTGAAGAAAGAAATTCCTGAATGAGAAACGGGGCCTCAAGGCGATACGGAATGCGCGCCTGAAGCATCCTCGATTTCAGCGATGGAGCGCGCCACATCCAGCGTACTATCCGTCACATTTGCATGGGCCATTTCTTCGATGCTCAGCCAGTGTATTGCGGCTGCATCGTCACCAGCCTGTTCCTCACCTGAAACGTCAAACGCACGATAAACTGACAGGAAGTAGCTCTTTGAATAGGCCTTGCCTTCGAGTGCCAGATCAACTGTGATAACA
The Ochrobactrum sp. BTU1 DNA segment above includes these coding regions:
- the recO gene encoding DNA repair protein RecO; its protein translation is MEWRDEGIVLGTRRHGETSAIVEVMTREHGRHMGMVRGGRSRRMQPLLQPGNHVDLSWWARLDEHMGSFTIEPLGFAAARLIETPVALYGIQLAAAHLRLLPERDSHRGLYETLRLIIEHFDDPLASGELLLRFEVMMLEELGFGLDLKECAATGVRENLIYVSPKSGRAVCGDAGAPWADKMLPLPAFVNSTSVRPSCYDDLNDAFRMTGFFFLRHVWEPRAQKAPDARGGFLNAVSRSINLQQVS
- the era gene encoding GTPase Era, with translation MNNPTTPTSGEIETGQTRSGFVALIGAPNAGKSTLVNQLVGTKVSIVTHKVQTTRALVRGIFIENNAQIVLVDTPGIFRPKRRLDRAMVTTAWGGAKDADIILVLLDAQGGLNENAEALLESMKNVRQKKVLVLNKVDRVDPPVLLDLAKKANELVTFDQTFMISALNGSGCKDLAKFLAETVPNGPWYYPEDQISDMPMRQLAAEITREKLYLRLHEELPYSSTVETERWEERKDGSVRIEQVIYVERESQKKIVLGHKGETIKAIGQAARKEISEILEQNAHLFLFVKVRENWGNDPERYREMGLDFPT
- a CDS encoding helix-turn-helix domain-containing protein yields the protein MNQTVDSHKTVRVFVVVPPRTLLLDVAGPMEVLRKANLEQNRVQFEVTFIGPSETTLSSIGLTLANIEPLPDHLPDDALVVISGSADIPLGTAVVNRDEDAAIETQIVSWMRRTIRPGIKLVSICSGALLAARAGLLEGYDCTTHHMAIDELHRLAPTAHVLQNRLFVEDRDRLTSAGITAGIDLMLHILAEMAGHALALSVARYLVVYLRRSGGDPQLSPWLEGRNHMHPVVHRAQDAVAANPAENWSVEKLAEASGASPRNLSRLFNEHAGMSVIDYANRLKISLAREMLLNSALDMENIAERAGFASARQFRRVWERIYDTPPSRMRVFATDNSAY
- a CDS encoding TIGR02301 family protein, which translates into the protein MLQEKRLSILVIAFWLGILSPALSAQDAPYEGKMLRIAEVLGSLHYLRNLCGETSNEWRERMDAIIAAEKPDEAERVRLVSSFNHGYRVFSDNYVRCTPSALAAIDRYMKEGESLSNELISRYGN
- a CDS encoding HD family hydrolase: MAAADRSSGKDRAWQRMLSGRRLDLLDPSPLDVEIEDIAHGLARVARWNGQTVGEHAYSVAQHSLLVEQIFNRLVPDASIEWQMLTLLHDAPEYVIGDMISPFKAVMGGNYKLIEARLESAVHVRFSLPASISVSLKKLIKRADQVAAFFEATRLAGFSETEATKYFGHPRSFDPAGLDLTPRPTQSVQNDFLARFATLEQARKK
- a CDS encoding NUDIX domain-containing protein; amino-acid sequence: MVTVPVIPAPVQIHGVSLICRRDGRFLLVERGKEPWKGWLAFPGGSIEAGETPEEAAIRELKEETALDADSLRHVITVDLALEGKAYSKSYFLSVYRAFDVSGEEQAGDDAAAIHWLSIEEMAHANVTDSTLDVARSIAEIEDASGAHSVSP
- the rnc gene encoding ribonuclease III, with protein sequence MVSANKAAEILEARTGYRFQNLKRLERALTHSSVQAPSRANYERLEFLGDRVLGLVVAQMLFEAFPEAPEGELSVRLNALVNAETCAAIADEIGLADLIHTGSDIKSLNDKRLLNVRADVVEALIATMYLDGGLEAARGFIKRYWQERSLETGAARRDAKTELQEWAHQQGNVHPSYSILSRSGPDHDPLFTVEVTVKGFAPETGEGRSKRIAEQSAAEAMLYRESVWKRDTSG
- a CDS encoding dihydroorotase gives rise to the protein MAQTFDTILKGATIVNHDGIGQRDIGIRNGRIEAIGSLAAGSAGEVIDCTGLHILPGVVDSQVHFREPGLEHKEDLETGSLAAVLGGVTSVFEMPNTKPLTTSAETLEDKIRRGRHRMHCDFAFWVGGTRDNAKDVAELERLPGAAGIKVFMGSSTGNLLVEDDEGVRSILKNTRRRAAFHSEDEFRLKERENLRVEGDPSSHPVWRDVTTALQCTERLVGIARETGARIHVLHISTAEEIDFLQGHKDVATCEATPHHLTLSADEYATLGNLIQMNPPVREKRHRDGVWKGVDQGIIDVLGSDHAPHTLEEKQKSYPASPSGMTGVQTLVPIMLDHVNAGKLSLERFVDLSSHGPNRIFGMARKGRIAVGYDADLTIVDMKRRETITHEQAGSKAGWTPYHGKTVTGWPVGTFVRGIKVMWEAEIVNPNKGEPVEFLEALPRS
- a CDS encoding tyrosine protein phosphatase, translating into MTHIVVSPLSRLEAQIALHRPSHILSLSSSDLPSMPSAATRLSLTFNDIVEPHEGLVMPDDSHIHQILAFASDWGRSKPMLIHCYAGVSRSTASAYIIALALNPALDEVALAQKLRQLSPSATPNIRLIALADQILERNGRMIEAIKAIGRGKDTFEGEVFSLPVAG
- a CDS encoding folate-binding protein YgfZ, which codes for MATVAETINLSNRALVHITGEDAEKFVQAVITTNLDKLGADELKPGALLAPQGKIMFDFLVSRMEDGLRFDMPAGIAADFAKRMTLYRLRAKAEISQLPESLVSVCWQNDSASSESDSIKRDTRFPEELNVIRIYGQAGEISDESAWIALRAEYGIAEGEADFAYNDVFPHDINFDQTGGVTFPKGCFIGQEVVSRMHHRGTPRRRVLVAKSDAPLPAMGTSVTVGGRDIGTLGSSSGKLGLALVRIDRVKDALDSGTPILAGEAEITLALPPHVRFTFPTADADKA
- a CDS encoding isochorismatase family protein; the encoded protein is MSANDTALLVIDVQESFRHRPYYREEEVAAYIERQQALIDGAKRKGIPVVQIFHVENEGPFSEASGLVKALAPIRIEPDAVFRKRRHSALVGSGLDVWLISNNIKRVIVSGIRTEQCCETTTRHASDLGFDVDYVGEATLTFPMTDISGHVWSAAEIRARTELVLADRFARIATVEQALAGSAERKAA
- a CDS encoding GTP cyclohydrolase; the protein is MFIVNLTYIKPLNEVEKHIATHREFLDRQYASGAFLASGPKNPRDGGIILASGSITREELETILAHDPFKNQGLAEYQITEFAPVKHTAAWADNL